aaataatccatacatttttaaaaacatagcatataagctcaTTCCGTCagtctgagttaacagacatTAGAGTCTGCTTATATAGCATGTTgacctataataaaatattaatataatgatacatgtaatttatttatttttaattgaaaACTCTATTAATGGTGGGAGGAGGCATCATCGTGAAAACGACCAACGACAGCAACACCGAGCCACTATTGCTTAGCAGGGCATCATTCGCATGTCTCATGTGCTGACAACGAGCTCAGGAGCTTCCGATCATACCTTAGGTGAATGTGCATCGACCAGTCCGACATTAGAAACGTAATGGTCTCCTGGTCTCTTTTCCTCCTCATAAGCATATTCGTCCCCACCACCTTCCAATTCGTTCTCTCATGCACCCCCACCTACCACGCTTTTGATGTGGTGGTCCAGCTCTCCCTTAGTTCATTGGAGTTGGATCTATTGAATGTCACTCACTAACTCTACGATGCATGCCACCAAGTCGTCCACCACGACGCTACTCGCTCTGATCCCAATGAGTACCACCATACCTTATAAGCCACATCTCTCACGAAAATGGAGAACAAGCAGAAAGAGCAATTAAGCTTGTCCATGTAGCCCTCCCACACCTGCTCGCTCTTCTCTACTAGCTTGTTGATGAAGAGGAAGCGACGGAGGTCGTAGCGGCGAATAAAGGCGGAGAGGTAGAGATAAGAGAGGCTGGAGGTGGAGGTAAGGAAGAGTTATACTATCACATCATAGGTGTGACAAGTGAGGGAGCAGACGAGGATGAAATGAGAGGTAGTAGGGACGAAGACGcttaggaggaggaagagggaccaaAAGACCACTACGTGCCTAGCGTTGAACTGGTCAACGTTCATCCACCTAAGATAGGACCGGAAGCTCATGAACTCGTCGTCAATACGAGAGAGGCTGTGTGCTTATGATGCCCTACTAGGAAACAATGACTCGGTGCAATTACTAGTGGTCGCTTTCACGATGATGCCTTCTCTTACTATTAATGAATGTCTCAATTTATTATAAGCATACTTCAACGTCTGTTAACTCATATTTAATGTGAGAGACTTATATGttacattttttaaaatgtaaaGGTTATTTTAGACATACTTGAAAGGTTTATGACTAAAACTATAAGGGCTAAAATAGATCtttaatcataaattatatgtatcattatattaatagtttattatgaattaatatatcattatttaaaaaaattatatattatatttttaaaatataaatattatttatatgagtaaaaaggacttaaaaatctatatccaaagcacaaaaataAATAGAGCTAATTCAGCTGTCTTAATGAacataaacaaaaaaagaaaagaaattgtatAATAATGGAGGGGTGAAGTGGTTGCATGATTGGAACCGACGGTCCAAATCTGTCTACGACTCTTTtatcttctcctctcctcttccttccCAAACACCCTATCGTCTCTCTCTGCTCTCTCCTCggtctcctcttctccctctcttcgCTGACGGCACCCTATTCCCGCTAcatacatctcctcctcctcctcctcttctgcttCGCCGGGGGGAGAGAGACACAGAGAGGAACCGAGGTGGAGGAGCAACCGAGATGGTGCTGAGGAAGCGGCCGCGGCCTCCGATGAGGCGGACCACCAGCATGGCCGAGTTCGCCCCCAACGTCGTCCTCCCAAACGATAAGGCCTCGCAGCCCTCGTCCGACCATAGGAAGGCCAGCGACGTTCTCCACCACCAGAGGGAGCCGCAGAGGGCGGCGGAGTTGCCCGTGCAGAGGAGGGACGCAGGCCCTGCGGATTGGCTGGAGGCGAGGTACCAGTGGGTCCTGGATCCGTCGCCGGGTGGCGGCCGGAGCCGGAGGAACTCCGGAGACTTTGCGGTGGTGGAGACGGCGCCCTTCCTCAGGGCCTGCGGCCTCTGCAAGCGCCGCCTTGGGCCCGGCCGGGACACGTTCATGTACAGGTACCACTCCGGCTTCATCGATTTCCACATGCAAAGTCTCATCTTTCGTTGATTCTTAGATTTTCTCCTCAAAAATTCGAATTTTTTTGTTACTGTTCGTTGATGTTTCTCGGTGAGCAGTTCTATTGCTGTGGATCGTGCTTATCATCTTAGAGATTcgatctttttctttctctttattgATTCTGATGCGGCTGATCATGATGTCCAAGTGCATGCATATCCTCTGATCCAATCAAAGCCTTTCTCTTCTTCCATGAGAGAGATACAGAGTTTTCTGTACACGCCGATCCCGTTATGATATAAACAGCATGTTTTGCATCGTTCGATGTATTCTTACAAGTTATATGCTGGATTTTTCGCAGGGGAGATATTGCATTCTGCAGCCACGAGTGCAGACAGCAGCAGATGAAACAGGATGAACGCAAGGAGAAGTGCTCTCTGACTTCCATCAAGGACGCTGCTACTGCAACCAATGGCTCCGAACAAGCTGGTAAGGGCGAGACGGTCGCTGCTGCATGAGCTCTGCCGTTCCTCAAAGCCTCTCCATCATGTAAATGCCACAAGGCAAAGCTCAAGATAGATGTAGTTGGGCTTTAATGGTTTCCTGCCtcaatgcagcagcagcagctgctgctgctactgcttcTGCTACTGCTACTGCAAGGAAATGTAATGTAAAAGCATGTTGCTAATTTGATTCCCAACATCGTCTCTCTGGTTCTTATGAGAAGCAATGAAGGTCTTTATATCTtctggttctctctctctctctctctctctctctctcttggtgtTCAGATTCAGTGAAACTGGGAGCAAACCATGTGTTCTACTTGCAGGATCTGCAGTGCCATGCATCAAACTTCATTGGATTGTATAGAGATCATGGTCAGCTGCAGGCACTTTCCGGAGCTCAACGCAGGCACAGAGAACTCATGCAGCTGAGTAAATGAATCATCACCATGAAACTCGACTGCCATCATGAGATCACTATGACATGCCGTAGCTCTTATCCGCGAAAATTTTGCTGCAGAAAACCATTTTGACGAAGAAatgtagaaagagagagagagagaggggttctTACATCCTCTGTCAGCTTGCGTGGAGTGGGTCCCATCCTGGTGTCCTTTGGGGCCCACGGTCCCCAACTTTAGCGCCGCCCACTGACTCGACTGGCTCAGCATCGTTCACGtggccacctctctctctctctctctctctctcatatttgCTGAGTGAAGTAGAGAACACAGACAAAACTTTGTTTACATCAATATCGTCCTCGTCCTTGTCAGCCGTGACGTCGCTGAGCACCGACGGGCAAAAAAGATGTGCTGCTTACTTCAACCCTAAGCTCGCTTTTCCAAAGAGATTTACACTCGGCACTCACTGCAATGATCTTTTTGAAGCTCCAGTTGTGTCGGATAGTGCGACGATAAGCTGCAATCGCCAAAAGCCACCAACTCATTTCATATCTATCTCATCTTTGTTACCTATTGATAATTATGTTCATGGTGAGAGCACCGAGCGAACGAGTTCCTTGTTATGGTGCTGTTGTTCCAAAGTGAAGTAACATCTAGCTAAGCAAAGATGCAGATTCGAGCTACGAAAATATAATTAAGATGACAACCGGCTCAAACAAGAAACTCAGTGGAGTTCACAGAACAATGGGGTGCTTCCAGGAATGCAAAGGAGCCTTCTCTTCTTGTCTACTGACCTACACTGAAAACATACTCTGCACTTAAATAAGTGGGACAGGTTTAAGCTACATGACTTAAGATATTGTGGAATCCGAGAAATATTGAGTGTAAGATATCCAATAGCTTTCACAGAGAAAGTTGTCCTGGATCAGGAAGCCATGCCGTTCCTCttactaacttaatcttcattagACTTCTTAGTTAAGCTTGTCCACTAGGTAAAAACTATAGCTTTGTGGTTGGCTTACATGACTAAGACTTCTTTCTTGGGGTGATAATGTATAGTTTTGCTGCAACTCTCACTTCAAAGTCAAGGAAGATAAGTTCTTACTACCACTAGTAAAGAGATGAAGACCATGATGAGTTCCTTGCTCATAGATTGTACTGAGCATTTCAAGGTCTGCAATATAAATCTTGCTCTAATGAAGCTTTTAAAGGGCAGCAACAAACCCTTGCCGAGTAGCAGGAGCAATGTAGATGTCACATTAAGGTAATCTCAGAGAGTCAAACTGTACTTGTGTGGTCCATCAGCTAATCATGGTGGGTGCCCAAATAGCATCAGCTGTGTGTTCTTACTGTGGTCCGGATAGAGGAGATAGTGAAAGGAAATAGACTGATGACCAACCAAAACAAACCGGAGAAAAGAGGCTGCAGGATTGATGCATGACACTGCCATGCCACTAAAGCTCATGTGGTGGCAGGCTTCCATGGTCGACAGTGCAAGTCAGTTTGTGGAGATTGGTAAGCTGAGAAGTCTCAACTGATCAATCTACATGGTCGATGCAACTCAAAGCCACAGCTTCCTTTTCTTACCTTGTACTGCTAAACTCCTGGTGGCAAGCTCCGGGAGTTGTGAGCTGCGCAAAGCCAGAGGTCCTCAGGGAAGAGCAGACATGATGCACTGTCCCAGAGCAACATGTTGTTTGTTAATGGTTGATGCAGATGGTGCCCGGTGGTGATGGTGATTCCCACATGATTACTAAAACAATCTTAGTAGTTGACATATGGAGATCCCACTGGGGTGATAAAAGACTGATTTATGTCTCAAGATTGCAAC
This genomic stretch from Musa acuminata AAA Group cultivar baxijiao chromosome BXJ3-9, Cavendish_Baxijiao_AAA, whole genome shotgun sequence harbors:
- the LOC103997824 gene encoding FCS-Like Zinc finger 6; the protein is MVLRKRPRPPMRRTTSMAEFAPNVVLPNDKASQPSSDHRKASDVLHHQREPQRAAELPVQRRDAGPADWLEARYQWVLDPSPGGGRSRRNSGDFAVVETAPFLRACGLCKRRLGPGRDTFMYRGDIAFCSHECRQQQMKQDERKEKCSLTSIKDAATATNGSEQAGKGETVAAA